The region TTGCTGTGTTCCACGCGTGGCACTTCGCTGCACCGGGGTAGGTTGCGGGGGCGCCAGCGCCGCCAGCGCCTCACAGCAAGCGGCGCGCAGTTCGGGCAATGGCAGGCGGGCGCCTAGCAGGCGGAGGAACTCCTCGACGGTCCATACGACGAGTCGTCCCTGCCGGGCGAGGTACAGCCCGACCCGGCTCAGTGCGTACGCGTCCTCGTAGTCGAGAAGCAGATAGCCCGCGAGCTGGTGGATCTCCCTCTTCTCGCCGATGCGATCGGGGTGGATGGTCGCCTTGCAGTCGACTAGTAGTACTTCGTTAGGTTGATTTGATCTCGGGCTGCCGGGTTGGGCATGCTGCTCTGATGGAGCTGGGGGAGATCGAGCAACTCCGGGGCGAGCTGGGCGAGTTCGTGGCTGAGGTGTTCGCGTCGGTGCCGCGGAGGGATCAGCGGGCGAAGGGTGACTGCTACCTGCGGGGGTTGATGCTGGACGGTCGCAGGAAGTCGATCCAGCCGATGGCCGAGCGGCTGCCGGACGGCGACATGCAGGCCTTGCAGCAGTTCGTGAACCAGTCTCCGTGGGACCACGTGGCGGTGTTGCGGGCGGTAGCCGTCAAGACGGTTCCCGTCGTCGATCCGATGGTGTGGGTGATCGACGATGTGTCGTTCCCCAAGGACGGGAAGATGTCGGTGGGGGTGGCCCGGCAGTGGTGCGGGGCGTTGGGCAAGCAGTCGAACTGCCAGGTCGCGGTCAGCCTGCACGCCGCGTCCGACACCGCTTCCGTGCCGATCTCGTGGCGGCTGTTCCTGCCGGCCGAGTGGCAGGACGACACCGCGCGCCGGGCCAAGGCGGGGGTGCCCGAGGAGGTGGGGCACCGGGAGAAGTGGCGTCTGGCCCTGGACCTGATCGACGAGGCGATCGGCTGGGGCCTGGAACCCAAGGTGATCGTCGCGGATGCCGGGTACGGCCAGAACAACGCCTTCCGGCAGGCTCTGGCCGACCGTGGTCTGGACTTCGTCGTCGCCGTCCGGGCGGATGAATCCGCTCACCCGGCCGACGCTGTCCCCACCGCCCCCGCCTGGAGCGGAACCGGACGCAAACCCGCTGTCCGCTACCGCACCAAGGCTTCCTCCCTGAAGGACCTGGCCACCGGGACCGGACGCAAGGCATACCGGCAGGCCACTTGGCGCACCGGTTCGCGCGGTGCGATCGCTCAAGATTCAAAGTCGAGACGGTGCGTCCGGCCGGCGTCGCGGCCCGCAGGCACGCCATCGCCCGGGCTGGCGGCTCCACCGCCTGGGACGGTGTTCTGCCCACGGCGACACTGCTGAGCGAGTGGCCCACCGGCGAGAAAGCGCCCACCGAGTACTGGCTGACCAGCCTGCCCGCCGACACCCCGCTGCGGCAACTGGCCCGACTCGCGAAGATGCGCTGGAGGATCGAGCACGACTACCGCGAGATGAAGCACGGCCTGGGACTGGACCACTTCGAAGGCCGCACCTGGCGCGGCTGGCACCACCACGCCACCCTCGTCACCGCCGCCCACGCCTTCTGCACCCTCCGCCGCCTGGACCCAAAAGCAACAGCGCCGGCCTGACCTTCTACCAGGTCCTCCACACCATGCAGGACCTGTTGCTCTGCTGGACCGGCGCATGCCCCACCTGCCATCGCCAGCTACCACCCCGAAGGCGAAGACAACAGACCCTCTCCAGCCCGACCTAACGAAGTACTACTAGTGTCCTGCGCCAGTAGTTGATCGTTAGTTTGTCTATGACTGCTTCTGCAGATGTGCCGGTGCCACGTCGTGGCCCGAAGTTGGAACCGTTGTTATTGTCGCCCGATGAGCGTGTGGTGTTGGAGCGTTGGGCCCGGCGGGCGTCGTCCGCGCAGGCAGTGGCGTTGCGGGCCCGCATTGTGCTGGCGTGTGCCGGCGCTGATGTTCCACCGATTGTCGTGGTGGCGCGGGAGTTACGTATCGCGGCGGACACGGTCCGCAAGTGGCGCCGCCGGTTTCTGACCGCCCGGCTGGACGGGTTGGTGGACGAGCCCCGGCCGGGCCGGCCGCCCACCATCAGCGTCGACCAGGTGGAGGCGGTCGTGGTCAGCACGTTGGAGGAGATCCCGAAGAACGCCACTCACTGGTCGCGGTCATCGATGGCCGACCGCAGCGGTCTGTCGAAGTCGACCGTGGGCCGGATCTGGCGGAAGTTCCAGCTCAAGCCGCATCTGACCGACACCTTCAAACTGTCGACGGATCCGCTGTTCGTGGAGAAGGTCTACGACGTGGTGGGGCTGTATTTCAACCCGCCCGAAGGCGCGGTGGTGCTGTCGGTGGACGAGAAGTCGCAGATCCAGGCGCTGGACCGCTCCCAGCCGGTACTACCGATGATGCCGGGCATGCCCGAGCGCCGCACCCATGACTACGTCCGCAACGGTCTGACCACCTTGTTCGCAGCCTTCGACGTCGCGACCGGAGAAGTCATCACCTCCCTGCACCGCAGGCACCGGGCAGCGGAGTTCAAGAAGTTCCTCGCCAAGATCGATAAAGAGGTTCCTGGGCACCTGCAGGTCCACTTGATCTGTGACAACTATGGCACCCACAAGACCCCAGCCATCAAAGCATGGCTGGCCAAACACCCACGTTTCCACCTGCACTTCACACCTACCGGCTCCTCCTGGATCAACCAGGTGGAGCGGTGGTTCGGCTTCCTCGCCGACCAGAAGATCCGCCGCGGCGCCCACAAGAGTGTGCGCTCCCTGGAAGCCGACATCCGGGCCTGGGTCAAGCAGTGGAACGAGAACCCGACCCCGTTCACCTGGACCAAGACAGCCGAAGAAATCCTCGACTCACTCGCCCGCTTCTGCCAACGGATCTCTGGCGCAGGACACTAGTGCCGCATCAGGCAACGTTCGCCCTCTCATGGTGTGTCGCTCGATTCGCTGCGGTGGGCGGTACCCGACGGTCAGAATGGTCAGGTGGCTGAACGTGTGCAGGTCCGGGAGATTGATGATGACGAGGGCCGGCGGTTGCTGCGGATCGTCCGCAGAGGCACCGGATCGGTGGTGACCTGGCGGCGGGCCCAGATGGTGCTGTTATCCGCGCAAGCCATGCCTGTGGCGAAGATCGCCGAAGTGACGTTCACCAGTGCGGACCGGGTCCGGGACGTGATCCACAACTTCAACACCGACGGGTTCGACGCGCTCTACCCGAAGTACAAGGGCGGCCGACCGAGAACCTTCACCCTCCCCGAACGCCGGGAGATCAAGAAGATCGCCATGTCCAAGCCGGTCGAGCACGGCCTGCCGTTTTCGACCTGGAGCCTGGCCAAGCTGGCCGACTTCCTGGTCGCCGAGGGGGTGGTCGACGACATCAGCCACGAGGGCCTTCGGGGCATGCTCCGCGAGGAGGGCGTCTCGTTTCAACGTGTGAAGACCTGGAAGACCTCCCGCGACCCGGACTACGCGGCCAAGAAGGCCCGGGTCGAGCATCTCTATGCGATCGCCGACGGCGAGGTCGTACCCGAGGAGGGTGAGCCCGAAGTCGTCCTCTGCATGGACGAGTTCGGGCCGCTCAACCTCCAGCCACACCCCGGCCGGCCTATATCCAACCCGTACGTGTCTCGTTGCCAAGGGGGTGGCGGGGCAGCGGCATCGTTTCTGCGGTGAATCGCACCACCCGGGCGAGTGAGCAGCCGGGCATCCTCGCCCGCCCGTTGCGCGCGCCCCGCTATCCATGCGTTCGTGATCAAAAACCTGAAGCGCGTCCTCACGGCCGCAGCACTCGCCTTCATTCCCGTGACCGTCTCCCCGCCGGTCCACGCCGCCGAGACTCTTCCTCTCGGCGCCGCGGTCCACCACCTCGAGACCGCCGACGAATCCCGTGAGGGGTACACGCGCGACAAGTTCCGCCACTGGAACACCGGACAGAACCCCACGGACGGCTGCAACACCCGCAATGAGGTCCTGATCGCGGAGGCAGTCGAGCCGCCGACCGTCGGCCCTGGCTGCAGGCTGACCGGCGGAACCTGGTGGTCGTACTACGACGCGACCACCGTCTCCGGCCCCTCCGGCCTGGACATCGATCACATGGTGCCCCTCGCCGAAGCATGGGACTCCGGCGCATCAGCCTGGACCGCGCAGCGCCGTGAGGTGTACGCCAACGACCTGGGCGCTCCGACCTCGCTGGTCGGCGTCACCGCCCGCTCGAACCGCAGCAAGTCCGACCAGGACCCCGGCACGTGGATGCCGCTGGCCGGTGAAGTCCACTGCCAGTACGCCGCGGAATGGACCGCGACCAAGCTCCGCTGGAACCTGTCCGTCGACCCGCAGGAACAAGCCGAGCTGCTCGACCTGGCCGAGCAGTGCCCCGCCACGGAGGTCCACTTCGAGCTGGCTCCGTAGGAGGAACGTGGACCGCCCCTGGGTGGCTTTGGGCCCCAGGGGCGGCGGCGCGGCCGACCAAGGGGCCCTCTCCGTCGCACCGGGCCCCTGAACCCGGCCCATAGGCGACAGCGGGACTCCCCGACGGATCCCGTTCCTGAACCGCCAGTCGGGACAGGCTCGCTGTTTGGGATGAGGCGGAAGGCTGGTCGGGTGAGTCTGCCGGTTCAGCTGCTCCGCTTCCTGGGCCGTCCGGTTCCAGCAGTTCGATTAGACCAGGCGCTGGCTCCGAGCAGAGGAGTGGCGCCAGGCTTAGCGCGCTGCCTGCCGGGGCTATGCCGGTGATGCCGGCCATGGATCAGCCGGAGAGCGGCGGCGATTTCGACGACGGTGACGACGGTGACGAAGCGGACTGTGCCGGCGAAGAAGTCGGCCATCCAGGGCAGTTTCTCGGCGAGCTTGCCCCCTGGGCTAGGTGGACTTCATCGCGTCGGCCATCGCGAACATGGCGGCGAGCACAGCATGCACGATCCGCAGGAAGACGTGCAACGGGCGGGATCCTTTGGGGCGATGAGAAGGCGATCAGGGGCCCCGATGCCGTGCCCGCGCGCTGACCGGCCGAGGCGTGCCGCTGGGTGCCTGGCGAACCCTGTGAGTGGAAGGGCAGTCCGTTGACCGCCGTGCTTTCGTCACTTGTTGCCCTTGGCCGCCGTACGCGCCCGCGCCTCGCCGTGGGCCGGTTCGGCATAGCAGCGGAGCGGGGGCGGCGCGAGGTGCGTGAGGGGTTGCTTTCTTCACCTGTCCAGGAGGGCCCGACCGGGGTGATCCAGGAGTTTCGCCCCCCCCTCGCGCCTCGTCGGTT is a window of Streptomyces agglomeratus DNA encoding:
- a CDS encoding IS630 family transposase, giving the protein MTASADVPVPRRGPKLEPLLLSPDERVVLERWARRASSAQAVALRARIVLACAGADVPPIVVVARELRIAADTVRKWRRRFLTARLDGLVDEPRPGRPPTISVDQVEAVVVSTLEEIPKNATHWSRSSMADRSGLSKSTVGRIWRKFQLKPHLTDTFKLSTDPLFVEKVYDVVGLYFNPPEGAVVLSVDEKSQIQALDRSQPVLPMMPGMPERRTHDYVRNGLTTLFAAFDVATGEVITSLHRRHRAAEFKKFLAKIDKEVPGHLQVHLICDNYGTHKTPAIKAWLAKHPRFHLHFTPTGSSWINQVERWFGFLADQKIRRGAHKSVRSLEADIRAWVKQWNENPTPFTWTKTAEEILDSLARFCQRISGAGH
- a CDS encoding HNH endonuclease family protein, whose amino-acid sequence is MIKNLKRVLTAAALAFIPVTVSPPVHAAETLPLGAAVHHLETADESREGYTRDKFRHWNTGQNPTDGCNTRNEVLIAEAVEPPTVGPGCRLTGGTWWSYYDATTVSGPSGLDIDHMVPLAEAWDSGASAWTAQRREVYANDLGAPTSLVGVTARSNRSKSDQDPGTWMPLAGEVHCQYAAEWTATKLRWNLSVDPQEQAELLDLAEQCPATEVHFELAP